Proteins encoded within one genomic window of Companilactobacillus sp.:
- the pta gene encoding phosphate acetyltransferase: protein MDLFDSLKQKIDGKNLTMVLPEGEDPRILEAAARLNSENILKPILLGDETEIDKVASDNSLDLGDIQIINPKNYSEFDDMVDAFVERRKGKNTKEQAEKMLLDVDYFGTMLVYLGKADGMVSGAVHSTGDTVRPALQIVKTAPGNSRISGAFILQKGDERYLFSDCAINIDPSAQELGEIAVQAAKSAKLFDIDPKVAMLSFSTKGSAKSDQVTKVAEATKIAQELAPEIPIDGELQFDAAFVPTVANQKAPDSKVAGHANVFVFPELQSGNIGYKIAQRFGGFDAVGPILLGLDKPISDLSRGANVDDVYKLSILTAALAL from the coding sequence ATGGATTTATTTGATAGTTTGAAACAAAAGATCGATGGAAAGAATCTCACAATGGTTTTACCCGAAGGTGAAGACCCACGAATTCTGGAAGCTGCTGCTAGATTAAACAGTGAAAATATTTTAAAGCCAATTCTTTTAGGCGACGAAACTGAGATCGACAAGGTTGCTAGCGACAATTCCTTGGATCTAGGTGATATTCAAATCATCAATCCTAAGAATTATTCTGAATTCGATGACATGGTTGATGCCTTTGTGGAACGTCGTAAGGGCAAGAACACTAAAGAACAAGCTGAAAAAATGCTTCTAGATGTTGATTATTTTGGAACAATGTTAGTATATCTTGGTAAGGCTGACGGTATGGTGTCTGGCGCTGTTCACTCAACTGGTGACACAGTTCGTCCTGCACTTCAGATCGTTAAAACAGCTCCAGGCAATTCCAGAATCAGTGGTGCATTCATTTTACAAAAGGGCGACGAGAGATATCTCTTCTCAGATTGTGCTATCAATATTGATCCTAGTGCTCAAGAATTGGGCGAGATCGCAGTTCAAGCTGCTAAGTCAGCTAAGTTGTTTGATATCGATCCAAAGGTTGCTATGCTTAGTTTTTCAACTAAGGGTAGTGCCAAGAGCGACCAAGTAACTAAGGTTGCTGAAGCTACAAAGATCGCCCAAGAATTAGCACCAGAAATTCCGATCGATGGCGAGTTGCAATTCGATGCTGCCTTTGTACCAACTGTTGCTAACCAAAAGGCACCAGACTCAAAGGTTGCTGGTCACGCAAATGTTTTCGTCTTCCCAGAATTGCAATCAGGTAATATCGGATATAAGATTGCCCAAAGATTTGGCGGATTTGATGCAGTTGGACCAATCCTTCTAGGTTTGGACAAGCCAATTTCCGACTTATCACGTGGTGCCAATGTGGATGATGTATACAAACTATCGATCTTGACCGCAGCCCTAGCACTTTAA
- a CDS encoding uracil-DNA glycosylase, giving the protein MKTFIENDWQDVLKSQFEQDYYHKLHDFLKVEYETQTIYPNMYQIYQAFQWTSYEDTKVVILGQDPYHEPGQAIGCSFAVAPGTKLPPSLVNIYKELQSDEGCTPVQHGYLKSWADQGVLLLNSVLTVRRGQAYSHRGKGWEQLTDYAIKALSDKGGVVFILWGSAAKSKSALIDTSKNTIISSVHPSPLSAYRGFFGSKPFSQTNKALLRYNERVINWQLPTVVDEMEE; this is encoded by the coding sequence TTGAAAACTTTTATCGAAAATGATTGGCAAGATGTTTTAAAATCGCAGTTTGAACAAGATTATTATCACAAGTTGCACGACTTTTTGAAGGTCGAATACGAGACGCAGACTATTTATCCGAATATGTATCAGATTTATCAAGCGTTTCAGTGGACGTCTTATGAGGATACTAAGGTTGTTATTTTAGGGCAAGATCCTTATCACGAACCAGGACAAGCAATTGGCTGCAGTTTTGCGGTTGCTCCGGGAACAAAGTTGCCGCCTTCACTAGTGAATATCTACAAAGAATTGCAATCTGATGAAGGGTGTACTCCAGTTCAACACGGTTACTTGAAATCGTGGGCAGATCAAGGAGTCTTGTTATTGAACTCGGTTTTAACCGTTAGAAGAGGCCAAGCATACTCTCATCGAGGTAAAGGCTGGGAACAACTGACTGATTACGCTATCAAGGCATTATCGGATAAAGGTGGCGTGGTATTTATACTTTGGGGCAGTGCTGCTAAGAGTAAAAGTGCCTTGATCGATACTTCTAAAAACACAATTATCAGTTCAGTTCATCCTAGTCCGTTGTCAGCTTATCGAGGATTTTTTGGATCAAAACCATTTTCTCAAACAAATAAAGCGCTTTTACGATACAATGAAAGGGTAATCAATTGGCAATTACCAACGGTTGTCGATGAAATGGAGGAATGA
- a CDS encoding Cof-type HAD-IIB family hydrolase gives MIKIIASDMDGTLLNDEMMISQNNIDAINEAMDNGIDFLIASGRQLDEAKPFLMNKFHPGYITLNGAEIYDKDEKLVSSNPISAKSVAKITDYFKENNLYFELITDKGVFSNSLEKRTTSIAELLNILNPTTTYEKALADTKEILKHAKTIYVDDYDEILNDPDNKIMKLLVFDSRQKEIFDPLRADFKSIDDIVITSSSPNNLEINSVDAQKGIALMEYAKHKGVKPEEVMAIGDNLNDYSMIKAAGVGVAMKNAVPKITEVSDIQTDSNVNDGVAKVIQKVIKNNKTVGNRE, from the coding sequence ATGATCAAAATCATCGCATCCGACATGGATGGAACCTTGTTAAATGACGAAATGATGATTTCGCAAAATAATATCGATGCCATTAATGAAGCCATGGACAACGGTATCGACTTTCTAATTGCATCCGGCAGACAGCTCGACGAAGCTAAGCCATTTTTGATGAATAAATTTCACCCCGGTTATATTACTCTAAACGGGGCCGAAATTTACGACAAAGACGAGAAGCTGGTTTCCAGCAATCCCATCTCTGCCAAAAGCGTTGCTAAAATCACTGACTACTTTAAAGAAAATAACCTCTATTTCGAGCTTATCACTGATAAAGGCGTTTTTTCCAATAGTCTTGAAAAAAGAACTACTAGTATTGCCGAATTGTTGAATATTTTAAATCCAACTACCACATATGAAAAAGCTTTAGCTGATACTAAAGAAATTTTGAAGCATGCTAAAACAATCTACGTGGACGACTACGATGAGATCCTCAACGATCCCGACAACAAGATCATGAAATTGTTAGTCTTCGATAGTCGGCAAAAAGAGATCTTCGACCCCTTACGCGCGGATTTTAAGTCAATTGATGATATAGTTATTACATCATCTTCACCAAATAATTTGGAGATCAACAGCGTTGATGCCCAAAAAGGAATTGCTTTGATGGAATACGCTAAGCACAAAGGCGTTAAACCTGAGGAAGTTATGGCTATCGGCGATAACTTGAATGATTATTCCATGATCAAAGCTGCCGGTGTTGGTGTTGCAATGAAAAACGCTGTGCCTAAGATCACTGAAGTTTCTGACATTCAAACTGATTCTAACGTAAACGATGGCGTGGCCAAAGTGATCCAAAAGGTAATCAAAAATAATAAAACCGTAGGTAATCGTGAATGA